The Haloplanus sp. CK5-1 genome contains a region encoding:
- a CDS encoding serine protein kinase PrkA, producing the protein MTKETLEDLSQQYKESVPADLREAKGFDWYLDEVHDHPRIARNTHQRVADMFDYYGTEYDEDAGVVEYRMASEDPLYDGESTFYGREVHESIHEFVNKVKSGARGLGPEKRIKLLLGPVGSGKSHFDWMVRRYFEDYTMSDAGRMYTFRWTNLCNIVRDQDPADDTVVSPMNQDPLVLLPQEQRDRVLDRLNDALDAPYTIRNEQSLDPASEFYMDRLLAHYDDDLKAVLDNHVEVIRLVASENKRQCIETFEPKDKKNQDETELTGDVNYSKIAVYGESDPRAFDYSGAFCNANRGLFSGEELLKLQREFLYDFLHASQEQTIKPKNNPRIDIDQVIVGRTNMPEYRDKKGDEKMEAFNDRTKRIDFPYVLEYSEEAEIYRKMLRNADVPDMHIEPHVMEMAGLFGVLTRITDPDGETVTLVQKAKAYNGEIDETDDVDVKKLREAGEETADIAEGMDGVSARFIGDEIAEAIMDATHRGREYLSPLSVFSHFEKNLENHGSIPEENVDRYHRYLELVREEYKERAIEDVRHALAYDVDEIQRQGEKYMDHVMAYIDDATVTDDLTGREQEPDETFLRSVEEKLEIPTDRKDDFRQEVSNWVSRRAREGEGFDPQDNDRLRRALERKLWEDKKHNINFSALVSANELDDDERSAWIDALIEQGYSREGATEVLEFAGAEVAKSELEG; encoded by the coding sequence ATGACGAAGGAAACCCTCGAAGACCTCAGCCAGCAGTACAAGGAATCGGTACCGGCGGATCTCCGCGAAGCGAAGGGGTTCGATTGGTATCTCGACGAGGTCCACGACCACCCCCGGATCGCCCGCAACACCCACCAGCGCGTCGCCGACATGTTCGACTACTACGGGACGGAGTACGACGAGGATGCCGGCGTCGTCGAGTACCGGATGGCCTCGGAGGACCCGCTGTACGACGGGGAGAGCACCTTCTACGGTCGGGAGGTACACGAATCCATCCACGAGTTCGTCAACAAGGTGAAAAGCGGCGCGCGCGGCCTCGGCCCCGAAAAACGGATCAAACTGTTGCTCGGCCCGGTCGGCTCCGGCAAGTCACACTTCGACTGGATGGTCCGTCGGTACTTCGAGGACTACACGATGAGCGACGCGGGGCGGATGTACACGTTCCGGTGGACGAACCTCTGTAACATCGTCCGCGACCAGGACCCGGCGGACGACACCGTCGTCTCGCCGATGAACCAGGACCCGCTGGTTCTCCTTCCGCAAGAACAGCGCGACCGGGTGCTGGACCGGCTGAACGACGCCCTCGACGCGCCCTACACGATCCGCAACGAGCAGTCGCTCGATCCGGCGAGCGAGTTCTACATGGATCGGCTGCTGGCCCACTACGACGACGACCTGAAGGCGGTCCTCGACAACCACGTTGAGGTCATCCGCCTCGTCGCGAGCGAGAACAAACGCCAGTGCATCGAGACGTTCGAACCCAAGGACAAGAAGAATCAAGACGAGACGGAGTTGACGGGGGACGTCAACTACTCGAAGATCGCCGTCTACGGTGAGTCCGATCCGAGGGCGTTCGACTACTCCGGGGCGTTCTGTAACGCCAATCGCGGGCTGTTCTCCGGCGAGGAACTGCTGAAACTCCAGCGGGAGTTCCTCTACGACTTCCTGCACGCCTCCCAAGAGCAGACGATCAAGCCCAAGAACAACCCCCGGATCGACATCGACCAGGTGATCGTCGGCCGCACCAACATGCCCGAGTACCGGGACAAGAAGGGCGACGAGAAGATGGAGGCGTTCAACGACCGCACCAAACGGATCGACTTCCCGTACGTCCTCGAATATTCCGAGGAGGCCGAAATCTACCGCAAGATGCTCCGGAACGCCGACGTGCCGGACATGCATATCGAGCCACACGTCATGGAGATGGCCGGCCTCTTCGGCGTCCTGACCCGGATCACCGACCCCGACGGCGAGACCGTCACGCTCGTCCAGAAGGCCAAGGCCTACAACGGCGAGATCGACGAGACCGACGACGTCGACGTGAAGAAACTCCGCGAGGCGGGCGAGGAGACGGCGGATATCGCCGAGGGGATGGACGGCGTCTCCGCCCGGTTCATCGGCGACGAGATCGCCGAGGCGATCATGGACGCCACCCACCGCGGCCGGGAGTACCTCTCCCCGCTGTCGGTGTTCAGCCACTTCGAGAAGAACCTCGAGAACCACGGATCGATCCCCGAGGAGAACGTCGACCGCTACCACCGCTATCTCGAACTCGTCCGCGAGGAGTACAAAGAGCGGGCCATCGAGGACGTCCGCCACGCGCTGGCGTACGACGTAGACGAGATCCAACGGCAGGGCGAGAAGTACATGGACCACGTGATGGCGTACATCGACGACGCCACCGTCACCGACGACCTCACGGGCCGGGAGCAGGAACCGGACGAGACGTTCCTGCGCTCGGTCGAGGAGAAGTTGGAGATTCCCACCGACCGCAAGGACGACTTCCGACAGGAGGTGTCGAACTGGGTGAGCCGGCGGGCCCGCGAGGGCGAGGGGTTCGACCCGCAGGACAACGACCGCCTCCGCCGCGCCTTGGAGCGCAAACTCTGGGAGGACAAGAAACACAACATCAACTTCTCCGCGCTGGTGTCCGCGAACGAACTCGACGACGACGAGCGGAGCGCGTGGATCGACGCGCTGATCGAACAGGGATACTCCCGCGAGGGTGCCACGGAGGTCTTGGAGTTCGCCGGCGCGGAAGTCGCGAAGAGCGAACTCGAAGGATGA